In a single window of the Papaver somniferum cultivar HN1 chromosome 8, ASM357369v1, whole genome shotgun sequence genome:
- the LOC113305885 gene encoding uncharacterized protein LOC113305885, translating to MAINGTSSSMFRSTKGLKQGDPMSPFVFILVVEVLSVMINRVASLNLISGFKLSSEAFEINHLQFADDLIIFLDDKCTLPIGNVVNTMEAEIIFGCQISAFPMKYLGIPLGSKSKAVGVWDVILQNFQKKLSMWQMKHLSKGGRIMLIQNVLSSLPVYYLSPFQLPVSVEKQMEKTMRQFLWGFVNNKPKKG from the exons ATGGCTATAAATGGAACTTCTTCAAGTATGTTCAGAAGTACAAAGGGACTAAAACAAGGTGATCCAATGTCTCCATTTGTATTCATTCTTGTTGTGGAGGTGTTATCTGTTATGATAAACAGAGTTGCATCTTTGAATCTAATCTCTGGGTTCAAGCTATCTTCTGAAGCATTTGAGATCAATCATCTACAGTTTGCAGATGATTTAATTATATTCCTTGATGACAAGTGCACAT TACCAATTGGTAATGTTGTGAACACTATGGAGGCTGAAATTATTTTTGGGTGTCAAATTTCTGCTTTTCCTATGAAATATTTAGGAATTCCTTTGGGCAGCAAGTCTAAGGCAGTGGGAGTATGGGATGTAATTCTGCAAAATTTTCAAAAGAAGTTAAGTATGTGGCAAATGAAGCATCTTTCAAAAGGAGGTAGAATCATGTTGATTCAAAATGTGCTTTCAAGTTTACCAGTCTATTATTTATCTCCTTTTCAACTTCCAGTTTCTGTTGAAAAGCAAATGGAGAAGACTATGAGACAGTTTCTTTGGGGTTTTGTGAATAACAAACCTAAGAAAGGTTAG
- the LOC113305884 gene encoding uncharacterized protein LOC113305884, translated as MVRLKFGGNEKSFLPNTSNKSVGKSLWAAILKSRSHVEQNSTLQVNNGDRVLFWKDVWITDQSLQARFPNLYSLSRLQDATIQEVLDENVGNSWNFYFCRNLREAEIEDIAHLLNFLATFNRGEGQDHRLWQNGTKTFSVEECYKSLEDDDLLVFPYKSVCNPKIPQKVIFFVWSFCYNAAPTMDSLGNPYDVNGCLLCKKSAESNQHLFLHCDTTREIWFYFLSAYNLQWVFQGSVRNTLWEWRRKKGKNLSLKTKIWDMIPFAIWWAVWLERNSRVFNGRYNSTSNLKDGIKTLIYS; from the coding sequence ATGGTGAGGCTTAAATTTGGTGGTAATGAGAAATCTTTTCTTCCAAATACTTCAAACAAGTCAGTGGGGAAAAGTTTGTGGGCTGCCATTCTGAAGAGTAGAAGTCATGTGGAGCAGAATTCAACTTTACAGGTGAACAATGGTGATAGAGTTCTCTTCTGGAAGGATGTTTGGATCACTGATCAATCTTTACAAGCAAGGTTCCCAAATTTATATAGTTTGAGCAGACTGCAAGATGCTACTATTCAGGAGGTgttagatgaaaatgttggaaacagttggaatttttatttttgcaggaaTTTAAGGGAAGCTGAGATAGAAGACATAGCTCATCTCTTGAATTTTTTGGCTACTTTTAATAGAGGTGAAGGTCAGGATCACAGATTATGGCAGAATGGTACAAAAACATTCTCAGTGGAAGAGTGTTATAAATCATTGGAGGATGATGACTTGCTAGTTTTCCCTTACAAAAGCGTATGTAATCCAAAAATACCACAAAAGGTGATCTTCTTTGTTTGGTCTTTCTGCTATAATGCTGCACCAACAATGGATTCACTGGGGAATCCATATGATGTGAATGGCTGTCTATTATGCAAGAAAAGTGCTGAATCAAACCAACACTTGTTTTTGCATTGTGATACAACTAGAGAGATTTGGTTTTACTTCTTAAGCGCCTACAAtcttcaatgggtttttcaagGCAGTGTCAGAAATACACTATGGgaatggagaagaaaaaaagggaagAATTTAAGTTTGAAAACTAAGATTTGGGACATGATCCCATTCGCAATCTGGTGGGCTGTTTGGCTtgaaagaaactcaagagtttttAATGGCAGATATAACTCAACTAGTAACTTGAAAGATGGTATCAAAACTTTGATTTATAGTTGA